The proteins below are encoded in one region of Telopea speciosissima isolate NSW1024214 ecotype Mountain lineage chromosome 10, Tspe_v1, whole genome shotgun sequence:
- the LOC122642008 gene encoding ankyrin repeat-containing protein NPR4-like isoform X2, protein MSHLAAKKAPIQRLNQVPGAALQMQRELLWYKEVESIMPSVNDLYQNKKYEKSRILFTEEHRDLVKDGATWMKDTATQCMVVATLITTIMFAAVFTVPGANKDNSDHTGTGEPNNNYVQGKFPLVFVISNILALCSSVASMLMFLAIITSRYAEEDFLSTLPRMLMLGLLFLFVSIVGMMIAFVTAILFMLHYDVRRWASFPIIFLASVPVTIYALVELPLFIQLMFTTSSSDVFGKKNLNHHA, encoded by the exons ATGTCACATCTAGCTGCTAAAAAAGCACCAATTCAGAGGCTTAATCAAGTTCCTGGTGCAGCTCTCCAAATGCAACGTGAGCTTCTTTGGTATAAG gaAGTGGAAAGTATTATGCCCTCCGTCAATGACCTATATCAGAACAAGAAATATGAAAAATCAAGAATATTATTCACTGAAGAACATAGAGACCTAGTAAAAGATGGAGCAACATGGATGAAGGATACAGCAACACAATGCATGGTGGTAGCAACACTAATCACTACTATTATGTTTGCAGCAGTGTTTACTGTACCAGGTGCCAATAAGGATAATAGTGATCATACAGGAACAGGAGAACCCAATAATAATTACGTACAAGGCAAGTTTCCACTAGTTTTTGTCATATCAAATATATTAGCACTTTGCTCTTCGGTTGCTTCAATGTTGATGTTTCTGGCCATTATTACTTCACGATATGCGGAAGAAGACTTCTTGTCGACTTTGCCTCGGATGTTGATGTTGggccttttatttctctttgtttctATAGTGGGAATGATGATAGCCTTTGTGACAGCTATCTTATTTATGCTTCACTATGATGTTCGCCGGTGGGCCTCCTTTCCAATTATCTTTCTTGCAAGTGTCCCAGTCACTATATATGCTTTGGTGGAACTTCCTTTATTCATACAATTGATGTTTACCACATCCTCGTCAGATGTCTTCGGGAAGAAAAACTTAAATCACCATGCATGA
- the LOC122642160 gene encoding berberine bridge enzyme-like 23 produces the protein MGSLVSVILIIFFVLRFSVSLANSSSIYENFLKCATNYSSESVSELIYTPQNSSFSSILNSTIQNLRLLSSKNPKPLFIITPTHESHIQAAVICSKQCNLQIKVRSGGHDYEGLSYLSNALFLIIDLRDLRSIDVNIEDETAWVQAGATIGEVYYRIAEKSRIHGFPGGVCHSVGIGGMFSGGGIGTMMRKYGLACDNIVDARIVDVNGRIFDRKSMGEGLFWAIRGGGAASFGVIISWQIRLVSVPSIVTVFTVRRSLEEGATKLVHKWQHIADKLHEDLFIRIIIYVPSGETSTVRASFNSLFLGSAKELFSLMKNSFPELGLEAKDCIEMSWINSTLYFDGYRNGESTADVLLNRTFQSKNFFKAKSDFVKKPISETGLEGIWKLFLEGEGAVMVVDPLGGKMSEISESETPFPHRAGNLYNIQYRVEWQEAGGGIRATKKQKKWMRKLHKYMTPYVSNSPRAAYLNYRDLDLGRNRDGNTSYSKARVLGRKYFKSNYKKLALLKGKADPGNFFWDEQSIPPLISTGQEKD, from the coding sequence ATGGGTTCTTTGGTTTCTGTaatcctcatcatcttctttgttCTCAGGTTTTCAGTTTCTTTAGCAAACTCAAGTTCAATCTATGAGAATTTCCTCAAATGTGCTACAAATTATTCTTCTGAATCAGTATCTGAACTTATCTACACTCCTCAAAActcatctttctcttctatcttgAATTCTACAATACAGAACCTTAGACTCCTTtcatctaaaaaccccaaacctCTTTTTATTATCACACCTACCCATGAATCCCACATCCAAGCAGCTGTTATCTGCTCTAAACAATGTAATCTGCAGATCAAAGTCAGGAGCGGAGGCCATGACTATGAAGGCCTATCTTATCTATCTAATGCACTGTTCCTCATTATAGATCTCCGTGACCTTCGGTCAATAGATGTCAACATTGAAGATGAGACCGCATGGGTTCAGGCAGGAGCAACTATTGGAGAGGTTTATTATCGAATTGCAGAGAAAAGTAGGATCCATGGCTTCCCTGGAGGGGTCTGCCACAGTGTGGGCATTGGTGGGATGTTCAGTGGAGGTGGAATAGGAACTATGATGAGAAAATATGGACTTGCCTGTGATAACATAGTCGATGCTCGAATAGTTGATGTTAATGGAAGAATTTTTGATAGAAAATCAATGGGTGAAGGTTTGTTTTGGGCcatcagaggaggaggagcagcAAGCTTTGGTGTCATAATCTCATGGCAAATCAGGTTGGTTTCTGTTCCATCAATTGTAACTGTCTTCACAGTTAGGAGATCATTAGAAGAAGGAGCTACTAAACTTGTTCACAAGTGGCAACACATAGCAGATAAATTACATGAAGATTTGTTCATAAGAATCATCATATATGTTCCAAGTGGAGAGACAAGCACGGTTAGAGCTTCATTCAATTCCTTGTTTCTTGGAAGTGCTAAAGaactcttttctttgatgaagaaCAGCTTTCCAGAATTAGGATTGGAGGCCAAGGACTGTATTGAGATGAGTTGGATCAATTCTACCCTCTACTTCGATGGATACCGCAATGGAGAATCCACGGCAGATGTTCTACTAAACAGGACTTTTCAGTCCAAGAATTTCTTTAAGGCCAAGTCTGATTTTGTGAAGAAACCCATTTCTGAAACAGGGCTGGAAGGGATATGGAAGTTATTCCTTGAGGGAGAAGGTGCAGTCATGGTGGTTGATCCTCTTGGTGGGAAGATGAGTGAAATATCAGAGTCTGAAACTCCATTTCCACACAGAGCTGGTAATCTGTATAACATTCAATACAGGGTGGAATGGCAAGAGGCAGGGGGTGGGATAAGGgctacaaaaaaacaaaagaaatggaTGAGGAAGCTCCACAAGTACATGACTCCTTATGTCTCCAACTCTCCCAGGGCTGCATACCTCAACTATAGAGATCTTGATTTGGGTAGAAACAGAGATGGCAATACAAGCTACTCAAAAGCTAGAGTTTTGGGGAGAAAGTATTTCAAGAGTAACTATAAAAAATTGGCACTTCTAAAGGGAAAGGCAGATCCAGGTAACTTCTTTTGGGATGAGCAAAGCATTCCACCACTTATCTCAACAGGGCAGGAGAAAGATTGA